One Prolixibacteraceae bacterium DNA segment encodes these proteins:
- a CDS encoding N-acetylmuramoyl-L-alanine amidase, which yields MNKMRTIRKIILHCSDSDLSQHDNVETIRSWHLARGWKDIGYHFVITKEGRIRWGRALGMYGAHCSGNNKDSIGICLTGRHHFSKAQFNSLRMLLIKLMRDYQLPKTKIYGHNHFNKYKSCPNFDVEEVLQTIS from the coding sequence ATGAATAAAATGAGAACCATTCGCAAGATCATCCTACACTGTTCCGACAGCGACCTATCCCAACACGACAACGTAGAGACCATACGAAGCTGGCATCTAGCACGAGGATGGAAAGACATCGGATACCATTTTGTAATCACCAAAGAGGGAAGGATACGATGGGGACGAGCACTAGGGATGTATGGAGCACACTGCTCTGGAAACAACAAAGACTCCATAGGCATCTGCCTCACTGGACGACATCACTTCTCCAAAGCCCAGTTCAATAGCCTACGCATGCTCCTTATCAAGCTCATGCGCGACTATCAACTACCCAAAACAAAGATCTATGGACACAACCACTTCAACAAATACAAAAGTTGTCCCAACTTCGATGTAGAAGAGGTACTCCAAACCATATCATAA
- a CDS encoding helix-turn-helix domain-containing protein, translating to MKELESQKKKHQSTNWNQSKEAPTQGLHTEKSIDKTATEPTKKQQILQLLHTIVHHTQALVQELEKLIKRQPTQKNHSQWLDTPEVVNQLHVSARTIQRYRSKGILPYTKIEGKIYYKQEEIEKILENRYRRIQK from the coding sequence ATGAAAGAGTTAGAATCCCAAAAGAAGAAACACCAAAGCACAAATTGGAATCAATCGAAAGAAGCACCAACACAGGGACTCCATACAGAAAAAAGTATCGACAAAACAGCAACAGAACCAACCAAAAAACAACAAATCCTTCAACTGCTTCATACCATCGTACACCACACACAGGCTCTCGTTCAAGAGTTAGAGAAGCTAATCAAAAGGCAACCCACACAAAAGAACCATAGCCAATGGCTCGACACACCAGAGGTAGTCAACCAACTACATGTATCAGCCAGAACCATACAAAGGTATCGATCCAAAGGCATCCTTCCTTACACCAAGATAGAGGGAAAGATATACTACAAACAAGAAGAGATAGAGAAGATATTAGAAAACAGATATCGTAGAATACAGAAGTAA